In the Salmo trutta chromosome 13, fSalTru1.1, whole genome shotgun sequence genome, CCCATAATTCCAAGTTGAACTGCAGCGACTTTCCAGAATCCCCCCACTATTCAGattccttcctctgctgctccttcctcggAATCCTCGGGTACAGCCCTTTCCCCCCCTGAGTCAGCTGTTTGTATCTGCCGACGTGATTGGGTCACTTGGCAGGGATGTTTCTTCAATGACCTCCCGACAGAGGGGTGCGGGATGGGGGAGTGTGTAAGAgaagggctgcatctcaatagtccaAAGTTGATTGCTCCCTTTCCTTTATTCCTTTTCTTCATCGGCTCAGATATGAAAGAACAGGTGTAATTAGCTGGCCAGTAGGCATCCACCATATTGCTTAGTTCCACCTGTCCTGTTTTTGCAGATGAAGGAAAAGGAGGACTAGTTATAAAAGCAGGTATGGCCAAAAAGCAACTGCTCCACTCTACAAGAACGTAGTAAATCATGGATCTCTTGGCAAGATGCAAATGAAAAGCTTGACAGACGAGAGTGAGGTGGAGTGCCATTGTGGACACCCTACACTCCCAATGGGGCCAAGAGGATTAAGTCAAGTATATATTTATTGTGACTGGACTCAATCATATGGAAATGCCATGGTAGAATTTTGTGTTGGGATGGTGGTTGAGGGTTGTGTGGTGGTTAAGAGGGATGGTTGGTGTCAGGCGTATAGGCCCATGTCAGTGGGTTGAGAGGTAGAATGACAAATAGGATACTACCACTTTGCAGAAGCCTACCCTATCAGTTATTTTCCACAAAGATCAGTAGTCATGGATATGAGTACAGTACAAGACCCACAATTTCCAAGAAAGGAAGCATAGCAGCCCAACGGAAACCTGGGGAAGAACTGTGGAAAAGGAGATGAAGGACTGTGACCTGTCATGGAAAAGACTCCCCAAAATGGCAGAAGATCAGCAGCAGTCGCACTCTCTCGTGGAAGCCTTATGttctatgatgatgatgatgatattgaaGGGTTGTTTACCTGTGTAAAGATGGTCTACGACACAGGAGACATGTTTCTGTAACGTTTACTGACTTTAGAAAGACCTGCAAAcagagctgaaataaataaatgaaataattttataataataacaattataGTGACAATCATAGTAAGATTGCTTATTTCGTTATTTTTTTCATCTTTATATATATAACTTTTAATAAATTGTTCCCTTTAATATTTTGTGTATGAGACTTTGGTGCTTTACTGAATGTCCTGGTAGCAGCATTCTGTATCCATGGTATCGCACAGGAGCGTCATCCCCTGGGTCGTTTCTATAGCAACGCTAATATGAAGAGAAGGCACCCTCCCCCCATGCACCCGTCATCACCCTCTGGTCCTATAAGAAGAGGGAATTCTGTCCTGGGGGTGGGACTTGGGGAGTTGATATGTCGCTGATCTCCACTTGTCTTTGGTGGTCGTTAAAGTTTGTTTATTTTTGGTGCAGCTTGGTTTGTACATTCTGGTTCTTAAAGCTTCAGTCCCTTCAGTGAGTCGTTGGAGGAGGTTATACAGGGCTAATTTCTGCAGATTCCCCTCAAACAGCTTCACAAATGGTCTTTGGTGCCCTTACACtgacacatacactcacacaatgTACATACATTCATTCACACAGATTCTCCTCGCCaggggggtgagacagagagaagtgcGTCCAAAGCAGTCcatccattccatttattccaccACGGTGCCATTCTGGCCTGTTCTGTGGCTTGATCCCCACTCCACTGACTTCCTGTGTTCCTCTTCCTTTTTCCTGTTTGTCCACCTGTTGCTCTACCGTTTCTCTCATGGtgcctctgtccccctctctgtcagtctgtccgtctcttgtctctctgtctttcggtCCATCAATGGCGATCATCCAGTCCTGGACAGTTTTGGATAGCTGCTCTGGTCCAAGCCTGTGAGAAAGGTTGGGGCTATCGCAGTGTCGCTAGCTTAACTACATTTTAACCTTCAAAAGGAGTTTAAGGACTTTAAACACACTGAAGTCGTTCTTGTTTTATCAGAGCAATCACGTTTACCTTAACGCAGAGATGCGTGCAAAACCAGCCAAGTGACCAGTTTTCGTATGTTTGTTCTAAAGCAGAGCTTAACCTACCGCTGCTAAGAGACAGTGCAATAGCACCGTTCTGTTCAAGCTTGGGGGTTGGAGGGAAACGAGGTCTACATAAGGTGGAAAGCCTGGGCATCAGTTTAGCTACCTTCCAGGGTCCTTATAGCTTCTGGGCCTCGTAGTGGAGTGGGCCAGGTCGACGGGCTAGTAGCAGGGCTATAGGCTTGTTCTATTTTGTTAGTACTTTCATTTGATTATTTTATGATGTGAAGCACTTTCTTACTTGTATTGAAAAGCGCTATACAAATGAAGTTATTAATAGTGGCCTTCAGTCAATGGACAGAAATAGTGACGCCTGGGGCAGTGACAAGTGTCAAGTTAGCGGGTGTACTGTGGTACTAGCCCAGTTAGTAGGTCTACCAGCCAGGGTCTGGAGTACATGTTGTCCCAGTAGGTGGGGTCAGGTGGTAAGGAGTGTTTGTGTAGCACTGGTCCATTATAGATTAGCTTCAGGAACAGGTGCAGTGGATGTTAGCCGGGTCCAATGGCGCTAATTAGCCACTTAGCATGTATTAAAGTCCAGAGGAAAGGTCAATGTTATCCCATTAGCGGTTAGTGGATAAGCAGGTACAGGCGGCAATGGGCAGTAGATGGATGGTAGCCGTTAGTGTTAGCTGCTAGCGGGTCCCGGGGGCACGGACCCTCTTACTCCTCTTGTTGACCGTTGTGAAGCGGAAGGGCGTGGTTTCGGGGTACTCCCCGGGTGGGAAGCGCTTCATAAAGTGGACGTCCTGCTGGTTGGGCAGTGTGTGGGGGCCGCGGCGAGGGCGCCCCCGCTTGGTGAAGCCCACGTACCAGCCGGCGTATCGCGCTGACATTAGTGCGGTGTAGTGGTTCTCCAGAACCTTTTCTACAAACACGCAGTCTTCACTTTTATTACTGGCCTTCTGAGAGAACAGAGAAACgaccacacacaggcacacaggaggagaaaagagaagtAGGTCAGCAATCCATGGAATTTATTAAATCTAAACTTAAAGGAATGCTCAGGAATGCTTCAAAACAGTACTTTTTCAGTATGTTGTTGTGATTCATGCCATAAGCCTATGATGCTGTAACTGTTTGAGAACATGAGAGATCAGATTAGGTCTCACCTTTCCCACCAGCTTGCCGCGGCGGTTCATGCACAGGTAGAAGTTGGTCTCTTTGCCGCGGATTCTCACCTGGCTACCAAAGGTGTCAGCCTCCACTACAAGCTGGGCTTGtgaagggacagacagagggacagacagacgttAGAgccacagacagatagacagagggacagagacagacagacagacagacagacagacagacagacagacagacagacagacagacagacagacagacagacagacagacagacagacagacagacgacagacagatGTTAGAGCCACTGTCTGACTGACAGGCAGACAGCTAGACAGTCAGACAGAGCAACAGATATAGCCTACATTAAACTAACAGATAAATGACAGACAGATGTCAAAGCGAGAACAGAAAGAGCGACAGACATACATTTGGGTGAGCAGATGGCTGGTTGTCAGATAAGTCTGTTTACAAGAGACTGGTGACCACAAATGGGGCTTGTAAAAAAAGATCCAAGCAGACATAAGGACAGCCCAACACAGAGCAAGGttaacagaagaagaagaagagtcgACTAGCAGACACTGCAGGAGGGATGGTTTTGTTTTTAAGAGTGTTTTGTGTGAGTATTTGGTGTgaggttgtggtgtggtgtgaggttgtggtgtggtgtgaggtTGTGGTGTgaggttgtggtgtggtgtgaggtTGTGGTGTGAGGTTGTGGTGTgaggttgtggtgtggtgtgagtGTATGGTGTGGTgcgagtgtgtggtgtgtggttcAGTGTAAGTGTGTGGTATGTGTCATTCCATTGTGAAGCTGTTTAAGTGT is a window encoding:
- the LOC115205341 gene encoding fibroblast growth factor 18-like isoform X2, which gives rise to MRSLLSTLAVLCIQMLLVMCNPLQVFGVDGVNFSVHVENQTRVRDAMSRRHHRVYQLYSRTSGKHVQVLGRRISARGEDGDKYAQLVVEADTFGSQVRIRGKETNFYLCMNRRGKLVGKKASNKSEDCVFVEKVLENHYTALMSARYAGWYVGFTKRGRPRRGPHTLPNQQDVHFMKRFPPGEYPETTPFRFTTVNKRSKRVRAPGTR
- the LOC115205341 gene encoding fibroblast growth factor 18-like isoform X1; this translates as MRSLLSTLAVLCIQMLLVMCNPLQQVFGVDGVNFSVHVENQTRVRDAMSRRHHRVYQLYSRTSGKHVQVLGRRISARGEDGDKYAQLVVEADTFGSQVRIRGKETNFYLCMNRRGKLVGKKASNKSEDCVFVEKVLENHYTALMSARYAGWYVGFTKRGRPRRGPHTLPNQQDVHFMKRFPPGEYPETTPFRFTTVNKRSKRVRAPGTR